From a single Acidobacteriota bacterium genomic region:
- a CDS encoding DEAD/DEAH box helicase: MKRTISEETRRKLLEAARARWAKADNKNGDHLESAIPAVVAALDIDSLKKRAGSSVTVRGIAYFVDKSRFKLKEDADDSVIVKVRSSENYTVFFDLEPDGEVFTSCDCPYSDYEDEIICKHKIAAAMYLKDLYSRGRASKPVPQSSPSKIEPKIEREDSRWKENLAALLRRDLIPTKSELTEAILFFSFIRRNHRYVVQPGVVVTYEIPSELWKDRMALREYLLANREPLSLQTFSLSSYNLDSYQFVNAEQAHRMLVYQAESALQTSYYNYSYGYGANMETRVWTALSDTLTFLGNEQQLIKQPLDVLPGIARIELDLQRQEDGIHLSPMLVLENRAVSVKANGLEVFNQSPLWLRQGQQIFQVGIDQYKFNQFRQQKDVVIPAEAVDEFFQRNFAEVTSAYELRGETMLGETLTEAQPVPRLYLIEHENQDGKHELRAMSRFAYNGLNCIAAKNAPPVSYARDAENDKVVKIHRHTAFENNWWRRFGTDEFGMKCGNVRDGTTQDVFLLRKKVHPFDFLKNMVPKLTEAGVEIFGEAELTLAKINRARPTIQFNVTSGIDWFDVQAIINFGDLEVSLAEIRKSLRKKERFIKLADGSIGEIPEEWLEKYKHLFGLSEAKEDGFRVARHHVTLLDQLLSDNEQITTDKGFERARAWLKNFQGIETKSLPENFLGELRPYQKAGFDWLHFLREARFGGCLADDMGTGKTIQTLCFLQSVREEYETRNQRKRKKEPRAAHLLVVPRSLVTNWMREAEKFAPSLKILDFAHAERAADIREFDEYDIVLTTYGILLREIERLLEYEFDTVILDEAQAIKNPVSESAKASRLLKCKHRLTLTGTPVENNTLELWSQFAFLNPGLLGSADYFREDFAGPIERQQDETATATLRRLVYPFILRRTKDQVALDLPPRSEKILWNEMEPAQRKIYTETRDEYRAKILKLIEDKGVKDARFRILEGLLRLRQICNHPRLVQPGYRGNSAKLDTLLETVETLRAEGHKALIFSQFVQMLRLIETQLKKAKIPYSYLDGSTVNRQARVDEFQSNEAIPVFLISLKAGGVGLNLTAADYVIHVDPWWNPAVEMQASDRAHRIGQDKPVFIYKLMMRDSVEEKILQLQDRKRNLVKQLIATEAGFFKSLTAEDIAALFS; encoded by the coding sequence ATGAAAAGAACAATCTCCGAAGAGACTCGGCGCAAGCTTCTGGAAGCTGCAAGGGCCCGATGGGCGAAAGCCGACAATAAAAATGGTGATCACTTGGAATCCGCAATTCCAGCAGTGGTGGCTGCGCTGGACATTGACAGCTTGAAAAAACGCGCCGGTTCCAGCGTGACCGTACGCGGCATCGCATACTTTGTTGATAAAAGTCGGTTCAAGCTGAAAGAAGACGCGGACGACTCTGTTATCGTCAAGGTGCGCAGTTCTGAAAATTACACGGTCTTTTTTGACCTCGAACCAGATGGTGAGGTTTTCACTTCCTGTGATTGTCCCTATTCGGATTACGAAGATGAAATTATCTGCAAGCACAAAATTGCCGCTGCGATGTATCTGAAAGACCTCTACTCCAGAGGCCGCGCGAGCAAGCCAGTTCCGCAATCCAGCCCTTCAAAAATCGAGCCGAAAATTGAGCGGGAAGACTCGCGCTGGAAAGAAAATCTTGCGGCCTTGCTGCGGCGCGATTTAATTCCGACGAAGTCTGAATTGACGGAGGCAATCCTGTTCTTTTCCTTTATTCGCCGGAATCACCGCTACGTTGTCCAACCGGGCGTTGTTGTGACGTACGAAATTCCGTCTGAATTGTGGAAAGACAGAATGGCTTTGCGTGAGTATTTGCTTGCCAACCGAGAGCCGTTGAGCCTGCAAACCTTTTCGCTTTCTTCATACAACCTGGATTCCTATCAGTTTGTTAATGCCGAACAAGCGCATCGTATGTTGGTGTATCAGGCGGAATCCGCCTTGCAAACGAGTTATTACAATTACAGCTACGGCTACGGTGCGAACATGGAAACGCGCGTCTGGACTGCGCTGAGCGATACGCTGACGTTTCTGGGCAATGAACAGCAATTGATCAAACAACCGCTGGACGTATTGCCGGGAATCGCGCGGATCGAATTGGATTTGCAGCGCCAGGAAGATGGAATTCATTTGTCGCCGATGCTTGTGCTGGAGAATCGCGCCGTCAGCGTGAAGGCAAACGGGCTGGAAGTGTTCAATCAGTCGCCGCTTTGGTTGCGCCAGGGGCAGCAGATTTTTCAAGTTGGGATTGATCAATACAAGTTCAACCAGTTTCGCCAGCAGAAAGACGTTGTGATTCCCGCCGAAGCCGTGGATGAATTTTTCCAGCGCAACTTTGCGGAAGTGACATCGGCGTATGAGTTGCGCGGCGAAACCATGCTTGGCGAAACCTTGACCGAGGCTCAGCCCGTTCCGAGGCTGTATCTGATCGAACACGAAAACCAGGACGGCAAGCACGAACTGCGGGCGATGTCGCGTTTTGCCTACAACGGATTGAACTGCATCGCGGCGAAAAATGCGCCGCCTGTCAGTTACGCGCGCGACGCGGAAAATGACAAGGTCGTCAAAATCCATCGGCACACCGCGTTTGAAAATAATTGGTGGCGGCGGTTTGGCACGGATGAATTCGGCATGAAGTGCGGCAACGTGCGCGATGGCACGACGCAGGATGTGTTTTTGTTACGCAAGAAAGTTCATCCGTTCGACTTCCTGAAAAACATGGTGCCGAAACTGACAGAAGCGGGCGTGGAAATTTTCGGCGAAGCCGAACTGACGCTGGCCAAAATCAACCGCGCTCGTCCGACGATTCAGTTCAATGTAACTTCGGGGATTGACTGGTTCGACGTGCAAGCCATCATCAATTTTGGCGATCTGGAAGTTTCGCTGGCCGAAATTCGCAAATCGCTGCGCAAAAAGGAACGCTTCATCAAACTGGCCGACGGTTCCATCGGCGAAATTCCCGAAGAGTGGTTGGAAAAGTACAAACACTTGTTCGGACTGAGCGAGGCCAAGGAAGACGGCTTCCGCGTCGCGCGCCATCACGTGACGTTGCTGGATCAACTGCTGTCGGACAATGAACAGATCACAACCGACAAGGGCTTTGAGCGGGCGCGCGCATGGCTGAAAAACTTTCAAGGGATCGAAACCAAATCGCTGCCCGAAAACTTCCTGGGCGAATTGCGTCCGTACCAGAAAGCCGGATTCGACTGGCTGCATTTTCTGCGCGAAGCTCGCTTTGGCGGGTGTCTGGCCGATGACATGGGAACCGGCAAAACGATCCAGACGCTGTGTTTTCTGCAATCGGTCAGGGAAGAGTACGAAACGCGCAACCAGCGCAAACGCAAAAAGGAACCACGCGCGGCGCATTTGTTGGTTGTTCCGCGCTCGCTGGTGACGAACTGGATGCGCGAGGCTGAAAAGTTTGCGCCGAGCCTGAAGATTCTGGATTTCGCCCACGCCGAACGCGCGGCGGACATTCGCGAATTCGACGAATACGACATCGTGTTGACGACCTACGGCATTTTGTTGCGCGAAATCGAACGACTGTTGGAATACGAATTCGACACGGTGATTCTGGATGAAGCGCAGGCCATCAAAAATCCGGTTTCGGAATCCGCAAAAGCTTCGCGGTTGTTGAAGTGCAAACACCGGTTGACGCTGACCGGAACGCCCGTGGAAAACAATACGCTGGAATTATGGTCGCAATTCGCGTTTCTGAATCCCGGCTTGCTTGGTTCGGCGGATTACTTCCGCGAAGATTTCGCCGGGCCAATCGAACGCCAGCAGGATGAAACTGCAACGGCAACATTGCGGCGATTGGTGTACCCGTTCATTTTGCGAAGGACGAAAGACCAGGTCGCGCTGGATTTGCCGCCGCGCAGCGAAAAGATTCTGTGGAACGAAATGGAACCGGCGCAGCGGAAAATTTACACTGAAACCCGCGACGAATACCGCGCCAAAATCCTGAAGCTGATCGAAGACAAAGGCGTGAAAGACGCGCGGTTCCGCATTCTGGAGGGTCTGCTGCGTCTGCGCCAGATTTGTAATCATCCGAGACTGGTGCAACCCGGTTACAGGGGAAATTCGGCGAAGCTGGATACCTTGCTGGAAACAGTGGAAACACTACGCGCTGAAGGTCACAAGGCGTTGATTTTTTCGCAGTTCGTGCAGATGTTGCGGCTGATTGAAACCCAGTTGAAGAAAGCCAAAATTCCGTACAGTTACCTGGACGGTTCGACCGTGAATCGCCAGGCGCGTGTGGACGAATTTCAGTCGAACGAAGCCATTCCCGTTTTCCTCATCAGTTTGAAAGCGGGCGGCGTGGGGTTGAATTTGACGGCGGCGGATTATGTCATTCACGTGGATCCGTGGTGGAATCCGGCTGTGGAAATGCAGGCCAGCGACCGCGCCCATCGCATCGGCCAAGACAAACCCGTTTTCATTTACAAACTGATGATGCGCGATTCGGTGGAAGAAAAAATCTTGCAGTTGCAGGATCGCAAACGGAATCTGGTCAAACAGCTCATCGCCACCGAAGCAGGCTTTTTCAAATCGCTGACGGCTGAAGACATTGCCGCACTTTTTTCTTGA
- the bla gene encoding subclass B3 metallo-beta-lactamase, producing the protein MKWKQFLFCALVLGVCFFPLLSEAKTPQSQTSQFDDWNKPFKPFRIIGNIYYVGTNNLACYLITSPGGYILIDTAMQESSPIIRANIESLGYKLKYIRIILSSHAHFDHVAGHADMKAATGAQVYASAADAITLESGGAKGFHPLNHYKPVKVDRIIKDGEVVRLGSVALTAHLTPGHTEGNTTWTTTVEENGQKYDVVFAGSMSINPGVKMVNNPTWPGIAEAYAKSFQTLKSLHCDVFLGPHAPFFDMEAKVKRMADVKTNPFIDPEGYRNYIAGFEKSYNEQIARERK; encoded by the coding sequence ATGAAATGGAAACAGTTTCTGTTCTGTGCTCTTGTGCTTGGCGTTTGTTTCTTCCCGCTGCTTTCGGAAGCCAAAACGCCGCAGAGTCAAACCTCACAGTTTGACGATTGGAACAAACCGTTCAAACCGTTTCGCATCATCGGCAACATCTACTACGTTGGGACAAACAACCTGGCGTGTTACCTGATCACGTCGCCCGGCGGGTATATTCTGATTGATACGGCGATGCAGGAATCTTCCCCAATCATCCGCGCCAACATCGAATCCCTGGGCTACAAACTGAAATACATCCGCATCATTCTTTCCAGCCACGCACATTTCGACCACGTCGCCGGGCACGCAGATATGAAAGCGGCGACAGGCGCGCAGGTGTACGCTTCGGCGGCGGACGCCATTACGTTGGAAAGCGGCGGAGCCAAGGGTTTTCACCCGCTGAATCATTACAAACCGGTCAAAGTGGACAGGATCATCAAGGATGGAGAAGTTGTACGGTTGGGCAGCGTAGCATTGACAGCGCATCTAACGCCGGGCCACACCGAAGGCAACACGACCTGGACGACGACCGTGGAAGAAAACGGCCAAAAATACGACGTGGTGTTTGCGGGCAGCATGTCCATCAACCCCGGCGTCAAAATGGTCAACAATCCGACTTGGCCCGGCATTGCCGAAGCATACGCCAAATCGTTTCAAACGCTGAAATCACTGCATTGCGATGTTTTTCTGGGACCGCACGCGCCGTTTTTTGATATGGAAGCCAAGGTCAAACGGATGGCTGATGTCAAAACCAATCCCTTCATTGACCCGGAAGGGTATCGGAATTACATCGCGGGTTTCGAGAAAAGTTACAACGAACAGATTGCGCGAGAGCGAAAATAA
- the rfbD gene encoding dTDP-4-dehydrorhamnose reductase produces the protein MKIAITGAGGFVGKELARQFAADHQLISLTHSMLDITNREAVNRVIRETQPDLVINCAVLGVDICEADPALAEAINVAGPKFLAEVVAELGAEIMHLSTNYVFRGDRQLGAVYTIDDEALPINIYGKTKLAGEQAVIAAALNSYIVRTSWVYGTGKENFFSQAAQSLAAKKPVRAVNDLWASVTYVADLVARIKEILAHRQPGIYQVVNDGVCSHYEFAVELARRLQFDGEALVEGVSETTANRLAHRPHNTPMRCLLSEELGLAPMRPWQTTLPDFFSQLGL, from the coding sequence ATGAAAATCGCCATCACGGGCGCGGGCGGGTTCGTCGGAAAAGAACTCGCTCGCCAATTCGCCGCCGACCATCAATTGATCTCGCTGACGCATTCGATGTTGGACATCACCAACCGCGAAGCCGTCAATCGCGTAATCCGGGAAACACAACCTGATCTGGTCATCAATTGCGCCGTTCTGGGCGTGGACATTTGCGAAGCCGACCCCGCGCTGGCCGAAGCCATCAATGTCGCCGGGCCGAAGTTCCTGGCCGAAGTCGTTGCGGAACTTGGCGCCGAGATCATGCACCTGAGCACCAATTACGTGTTTCGCGGCGACCGCCAATTGGGCGCGGTGTACACCATTGACGACGAAGCCCTGCCAATCAATATCTATGGCAAAACAAAACTGGCGGGCGAACAGGCTGTGATTGCCGCCGCGCTCAACAGTTACATCGTGCGGACTTCGTGGGTTTATGGCACGGGCAAGGAAAATTTTTTCAGCCAGGCTGCGCAGTCGCTTGCCGCAAAAAAGCCTGTGCGAGCCGTCAATGATCTGTGGGCCAGCGTGACCTACGTTGCCGATCTGGTCGCAAGAATCAAGGAAATCCTGGCTCATCGCCAGCCGGGAATTTATCAGGTCGTGAACGACGGCGTGTGTTCGCATTACGAATTTGCGGTTGAACTTGCCCGCCGGTTGCAGTTTGATGGCGAGGCGTTGGTCGAAGGGGTTTCGGAGACAACGGCCAACCGATTGGCGCATCGTCCGCACAATACGCCGATGCGGTGTTTGCTGTCGGAGGAACTCGGCCTTGCGCCAATGCGTCCCTGGCAGACGACGTTGCCGGATTTTTTCTCGCAACTTGGCCTCTAA
- a CDS encoding YdeI/OmpD-associated family protein: MKISAEKSKDQPVTLFASQKDWAKWLDKHHASSSGLWLRLAKKASELTSVSYAEALDVALCYGWIDGQKKSYDEESWLQKFTPRGAKSIWSKINREKAESLIETGKMSPAGLRAIESAKRDGRWDAAYDSQSKASIPEDFQAELDRNPKAKEFFAKLNSANRYAILWRVQTAKKAETRARRIHQFIEMLERNETLHPQA, encoded by the coding sequence ATGAAAATTTCCGCTGAAAAATCCAAAGATCAACCTGTGACGCTGTTCGCCAGTCAAAAGGATTGGGCGAAGTGGCTCGACAAACATCACGCCAGTTCGTCAGGGCTTTGGCTGCGACTGGCGAAAAAAGCGTCCGAATTGACCTCTGTCAGTTACGCCGAAGCGCTGGACGTGGCGTTGTGTTATGGGTGGATTGACGGACAAAAGAAGAGCTACGACGAAGAATCCTGGCTGCAAAAATTCACGCCGCGCGGCGCCAAAAGCATTTGGTCGAAGATCAATCGCGAAAAGGCCGAAAGTTTGATCGAAACCGGAAAGATGAGCCCCGCTGGATTGCGAGCGATCGAAAGCGCCAAACGGGATGGCCGCTGGGATGCCGCATACGATTCGCAAAGCAAAGCTTCCATCCCGGAAGACTTTCAGGCGGAGTTGGATCGAAACCCGAAGGCAAAGGAATTTTTCGCCAAACTAAACAGCGCGAACCGCTACGCAATCCTGTGGCGCGTCCAAACCGCTAAAAAGGCCGAAACGCGCGCGCGGCGTATTCATCAATTCATCGAAATGCTGGAACGAAACGAAACTCTTCACCCACAAGCATGA
- a CDS encoding TonB-dependent receptor, protein MKLSMRKFTTHVCVAVATVALFLTMAFGQATRSTLSGLINDSAGAAVSGAVVTARHVATSQEFRATTDAQGAFTFPSLPLGQFTVVIEASGFKRSEVQAVMVEISTPAKLNVALEVGTVNEAVIITGESQEVVNTTSATLTNVINTRQVRDLPLPTRNPLDLARLQAGIAVTGDDTRNASIGGLRGSGTNVTQDGINAMDNFVKTSSFFAISAPSLNSTSEFSVSVGTIGSESGRGVAQVTMVTKSGTNEFHGGVFWQHRNDALNANTFFNNLSGTPKTILRENFFGGSIGGPVWLPRKLFGPAAYDGRGKSLWFFSYEGFRSPFSATRNRTVLTEQARKGIFQYTGANGQLQAINLLQIGNFSALNPVTGALLSAMPLPNNTLVGDSLNTAGYRYNVPGTSPNDKYVGRFDQQLLENSRIGSHKLEFVYNHAEFLLKPDTFNGLEAPFPGGVDSFQASKRILTTAAIHSTFGAHVTNEVRVGHQRAPVGFLRDSQPTNYFINFGSVTDYDLNFLSQGRNSMVYQYIDNLSVLKGSHTFRFGGDVQSITAYTFNDAGINQVINLGTNSANPDGILNNEFPNLPSGSTGTAIVTRARSVYSDIVGLLASSTRTFNISSPTSGFVPGATRERIFKQRWVSLYGQDQWRVRRNFTLNLGVRWEFQGVPFETKGIAIQPVGGLTGLFGISGENNLFAPGSLKGQATTSIDFVNGDTGKKLYNDDWNNLAPYIGIAYSPNFERGPMRWIFGPEGKGSIRAGYSISYLQDGFTVVSNALGTGTTNPGLIQTASNTNPTGVLTSAGIPLTTPTFKIPITDAENFAINTGNGLWSFDPNLRVPYVQQWSFGIEREVANNTAVEVRYVGNHAVKIYRAIDYNEANIFENGFLQEFLNAQKNLTINGGSSFAPGAAGTVALPIFSTLFGGLSSSSGYTNSTFISNLLNNNVGAIANTLAYSNTYRNNRAKLTFNGQPAPNFFVANPNAAFARALTNASFSNYNSLQMEIRRRMSKGLMLQANYTFSKSLTDSEGSQSTLESYRTIRNVALDRHLSDTDQRHRVIGNFIYELPFGNGRKWLNGIPGVSKIVEGWSIGGIFTWQTGSPLGVFSNRSTFNNFNAANNPAQLVGITLDELRNNVGVYKTSSGVYFFNPSLLSITTNSSGGFTGSTLKSGLLDAPDPGKFGNFPINSIIGPSFWQADFSVSKRTKMYESAEVEFKATFYNAFNHANFTFGSPTFDSASFGRISGQRGSPRIIHFILGINF, encoded by the coding sequence ATGAAATTATCAATGCGTAAATTTACGACGCATGTTTGCGTTGCTGTGGCGACGGTTGCATTGTTTCTGACAATGGCGTTTGGCCAGGCAACACGCAGCACCCTGAGCGGGTTGATCAACGATTCGGCTGGAGCAGCGGTTTCTGGCGCGGTCGTTACCGCAAGGCACGTTGCGACAAGCCAGGAGTTTCGCGCCACAACCGACGCGCAGGGGGCGTTTACCTTTCCCTCACTTCCCCTCGGTCAGTTCACGGTCGTCATCGAAGCCTCCGGCTTCAAACGCTCGGAAGTGCAGGCAGTGATGGTCGAAATTTCCACCCCGGCAAAATTGAACGTGGCGCTTGAAGTCGGCACGGTCAATGAAGCCGTCATCATCACCGGCGAATCGCAAGAAGTGGTCAACACCACCAGCGCGACCTTGACCAATGTCATCAATACGCGCCAAGTGAGAGACCTGCCTTTGCCGACGCGCAATCCGCTCGATCTGGCGCGGTTACAGGCTGGCATTGCCGTCACTGGCGACGATACACGCAACGCCTCGATCGGTGGCCTGCGCGGAAGCGGAACCAACGTCACCCAAGACGGCATCAACGCCATGGACAACTTCGTCAAAACCAGTTCGTTTTTTGCCATCAGCGCGCCTTCACTGAATTCCACCAGCGAGTTCAGCGTTTCGGTCGGAACCATCGGGTCGGAATCAGGGCGCGGCGTGGCACAGGTGACAATGGTCACCAAATCCGGCACCAACGAATTTCACGGCGGCGTGTTTTGGCAACACCGCAATGATGCGCTCAACGCCAACACGTTTTTCAACAATCTGTCCGGCACGCCCAAAACCATTTTGCGGGAAAATTTCTTCGGCGGAAGTATTGGTGGGCCGGTTTGGCTGCCCAGGAAGTTGTTCGGTCCGGCAGCGTATGACGGACGCGGCAAGAGCCTTTGGTTTTTCTCCTACGAAGGCTTCCGTTCGCCATTTTCGGCAACGCGTAACCGCACCGTGCTGACCGAACAGGCGCGGAAAGGAATTTTCCAGTACACCGGAGCCAATGGGCAGTTACAAGCAATCAACCTGCTACAGATCGGCAACTTCTCTGCCCTCAACCCTGTTACAGGGGCGCTGCTCAGCGCCATGCCGCTGCCGAACAACACATTGGTGGGGGATAGTTTGAATACGGCCGGGTACCGATACAACGTACCGGGGACCAGTCCGAACGACAAGTACGTGGGACGATTCGATCAGCAGCTTTTGGAAAATTCGCGAATTGGATCGCACAAATTGGAGTTCGTTTACAACCACGCGGAATTCCTGCTCAAGCCTGACACCTTCAATGGGCTGGAAGCTCCGTTTCCCGGCGGGGTGGATTCATTTCAGGCATCGAAGCGCATCCTGACAACGGCGGCGATTCATTCGACCTTTGGCGCTCACGTGACCAATGAAGTCCGCGTCGGGCATCAGCGCGCGCCAGTCGGTTTTTTGCGCGATTCTCAACCTACGAACTACTTCATCAACTTCGGTTCGGTAACCGATTACGATCTGAACTTCCTGTCGCAAGGTCGCAATTCGATGGTCTATCAATACATTGATAACCTTTCGGTGCTCAAGGGCAGCCATACGTTTCGATTCGGCGGCGACGTTCAATCCATTACTGCCTACACATTCAATGACGCAGGCATCAATCAAGTGATCAACCTGGGAACGAATTCCGCCAACCCGGACGGAATTCTCAACAATGAATTTCCGAACCTTCCCTCCGGATCAACTGGAACGGCAATCGTCACTCGCGCGCGGTCGGTGTACTCCGATATCGTGGGCTTGCTGGCGTCTTCAACGCGGACTTTTAACATCTCCAGCCCGACTTCGGGGTTCGTGCCGGGCGCGACGCGCGAGCGCATCTTCAAACAACGCTGGGTTAGTCTTTACGGGCAAGATCAATGGCGCGTGCGGCGCAACTTCACCCTCAATCTTGGTGTGCGCTGGGAATTCCAGGGAGTGCCATTTGAAACCAAGGGCATCGCCATTCAACCTGTCGGCGGTTTGACCGGATTGTTCGGCATTTCGGGAGAAAACAATTTGTTTGCTCCCGGTTCCCTGAAAGGCCAGGCAACGACTTCGATTGATTTCGTCAATGGCGACACAGGAAAGAAGCTTTACAACGATGATTGGAACAACCTTGCTCCGTATATTGGCATTGCGTATTCACCGAATTTCGAGCGCGGGCCAATGCGCTGGATTTTTGGTCCGGAAGGAAAAGGTTCAATTCGCGCAGGCTATTCCATCAGCTATTTGCAGGATGGATTCACGGTTGTCAGCAATGCGCTGGGCACTGGGACAACTAATCCGGGGCTGATTCAAACGGCGTCCAATACCAATCCGACAGGAGTTTTGACTTCGGCGGGCATTCCTCTGACGACGCCTACCTTCAAGATTCCGATTACCGATGCGGAAAACTTCGCCATCAACACCGGAAACGGGTTGTGGTCCTTCGATCCGAATCTGCGCGTGCCGTATGTCCAGCAATGGTCGTTCGGCATCGAACGCGAGGTTGCCAATAACACCGCCGTCGAAGTGCGTTATGTTGGGAACCACGCCGTGAAAATTTACCGCGCGATTGATTACAACGAAGCCAACATCTTCGAAAACGGATTCCTGCAGGAATTCCTCAATGCGCAGAAAAACCTGACCATCAACGGCGGATCGAGTTTCGCTCCGGGTGCGGCAGGAACCGTGGCCTTGCCAATTTTCAGCACGCTGTTCGGCGGGCTTTCCTCCTCGTCCGGGTATACCAATTCGACCTTCATTTCCAACCTGTTGAACAACAACGTAGGAGCGATTGCCAACACGCTGGCGTATAGCAACACGTATCGAAACAATCGAGCCAAGTTGACGTTTAACGGCCAGCCTGCGCCGAATTTCTTTGTTGCCAATCCCAACGCGGCGTTTGCGCGCGCACTGACCAACGCTTCGTTTTCGAACTACAATTCGCTGCAAATGGAAATTCGTCGGCGTATGTCCAAAGGGTTGATGTTGCAGGCGAATTACACTTTCAGCAAATCCCTGACCGACAGCGAAGGCAGTCAAAGCACGCTGGAATCGTATCGCACCATTCGCAACGTCGCGTTGGACAGACACCTTTCCGATACCGACCAACGGCATCGTGTCATCGGCAACTTCATTTATGAATTGCCGTTTGGCAATGGACGCAAATGGCTCAACGGCATTCCGGGCGTCAGCAAAATCGTCGAAGGATGGTCAATCGGCGGAATCTTCACCTGGCAAACCGGGTCGCCACTGGGAGTTTTTTCCAATCGCTCGACGTTCAACAACTTCAATGCGGCGAATAACCCCGCTCAGTTGGTGGGAATCACGCTGGATGAATTGCGTAATAACGTGGGCGTTTACAAAACTTCTTCCGGCGTCTATTTCTTCAATCCGAGTCTGCTGAGCATCACCACGAATTCCAGCGGAGGATTCACTGGTTCGACGCTGAAATCGGGATTGTTGGACGCCCCGGATCCAGGCAAATTCGGCAACTTTCCGATCAATTCGATTATCGGGCCATCGTTCTGGCAGGCGGATTTCAGCGTCAGCAAACGTACGAAGATGTATGAAAGCGCAGAAGTCGAATTCAAGGCGACGTTCTACAACGCTTTCAACCACGCCAACTTCACATTTGGCAGCCCGACGTTCGACAGCGCCAGCTTTGGCCGCATCAGCGGGCAAAGAGGTTCGCCGCGCATCATCCACTTCATTTTGGGCATCAACTTCTAA